One genomic segment of Ctenopharyngodon idella isolate HZGC_01 chromosome 7, HZGC01, whole genome shotgun sequence includes these proteins:
- the cpeb1b gene encoding cytoplasmic polyadenylation element-binding protein 1 isoform X2, translating into MAFSLRENPRLLNCLDSDIPALSTCSNADTFCRMNTMLGNSLDLSGVCTTPTAKSKRDPFNDRPDSDLSAVRSRMLFPSGGQDSSRGLSDVNNWGLGLQSLSLSDWERPWSSHDTDPSAQTNTASLQGILRTPNQLSNKLPSYSEPSIGATDFLEKFPSMARLNSQSFLDTHSISPVDSETSGFSSGSDHLSDLLSSLRISPSVPFLMSSMQRDPLKLALGSRLDHSSSPLTPPPSATPSGGLSHRWPGASIWPNWDLMKTPESPFSIEREAWLHRQAASINEATFTWSGQLPPRHYQNPIYSCKVFLGGVPWDITEAGLINTFKCYGPLSVEWPGKDGKHPRCPPKGYVYLVFESDKSVRALLQDCTEDLLHPEGYSEYYFKMSSRRMRCKDAQVIPWVISDSNYVSCPSQRLDPRNTVFVGALHGMLNAEALASIMNDLFGGVVYAGIDTDKHKYPIGSGRVTFNNQRSYLKAVSAAFVEIKTPKFTKKVQIDPYLEDAICQACSREPGPFFCRDKTCFKYYCRSCWHRQHSMDILSNHRPLMRNQKKRDAN; encoded by the exons ATGGCGTTTTCTCTG AGAGAAAATCCCAGACTTCTTAACTGCCTGGATTCTGACATTCCAGCCCTGTCCACATGCAGCAATGCTGACACGTTCTGCAGAATGAACACCATGCTAGGCAACTCCTTGGATCTGAGCGGGGTGTGCACGACTCCTACTGCCAAGAGCAAGCGAGACCCTTTTAATG ATCGCCCCGACTCAGACCTGTCTGCGGTCCGGAGCAGGATGCTTTTTCCGAGTGGTGGCCAGGACTCATCCAGGGGTCTGTCCGACGTCAATAACTGGGGTCTGGGCCTACAGTCCCTCAGCCTGTCTGACTGGGAGAGACCGTGGAGCAGCCATGACACTGATCCCTCAGCACAGACCAACACAGCCTCAT TGCAAGGGATTTTGAGGACTCCCAACCAGCTCTCAAACAAGCTTCCAAGCTACTCTGAGCCTTCAATTGGTGCCACAGACTTCCTAGAAAAATTTCCCAGCATGGCACGCTTAAACTCTCAATCTTTCCTGGACACTCACTCCATTAGCCCTGTGGACTCAGAGACCAGTGGCTTCAGCTCTGGTTCTGATCACCTCTCAGACCTGCTG TCTTCATTGAGGATCTCTCCGTCTGTGCCCTTCCTTATGTCCAGTATGCAAAGGGATCCCCTCAAGCTAGCTCTTGGCTCTCGTCTGGACCACAGCAGCTCACCTCTCACCCCACCACCCAGTGCTACTCCAAGCGGTGGTCTGTCCCACCGCTGGCCTGGTGCCTCCATCTGGCCCAACTGGGACCTGATGAAGACCCCCGAAAGCCCTTTCAGCATTGAAAGAGAGGCCTGGCTTCACAGACAGGCGGCTT CAATCAATGAAGCTACCTTCACATGGAGTGGACAGCTGCCCCCCAGACACTACCAAAATCCCATTTATTCCTGCAAGGTCTTTTTGGGAGGTGTTCCCTGGGACATTACTGAAG CTGGTTtgataaacacttttaaatgcTATGGCCCTCTGAGTGTTGAGTGGCCAGGTAAGGATGGCAAGCATCCTCGCTGCCCTCCGAAAG GTTATGTGTACTTGGTGTTTGAATCCGACAAGTCTGTGCGTGCCCTGCTTCAGGACTGCACTGAGGACCTGCTCCATCCTGAGGGCTACAGCGAGTATTACTTCAAAATGTCCAGCAGAAGGATGCGCTGCAAAGAT GCACAGGTGATCCCTTGGGTGATTTCAGACAGTAACTATGTGAGTTGCCCCTCTCAGAGGCTGGACCCTAGGAACACTGTGTTTGTAGGAGCTCTGCATGGCATGCTCAATGCTGAGGCCCTGGCAAGCATCATGAATGATCTGTTCGGAGGAGTTGTGTATGCAGGCATTGACACAGACAAGCACAAGTACCCCATTG GATCTGGACGTGTAACCTTTAACAACCAACGCAGTTATCTGAAAGCTGTGAGTGCTGCATTTGTTGAGATAAAGACGCCCAAATTTACAAAGAAG GTTCAGATTGACCCATACCTGGAGGATGCCATCTGTCAAGCATGCAGTCGTGAGCCTGGGCCATTCTTTTGCAGGGACAAG ACCTGCTTCAAATACTACTGTCGCTCCTGCTGGCATAGGCAGCACTCCATGGACATCCTCAGTAACCACCGCCCTCTGATGCGAAACCAGAAGAAGCGGGATGCCAACTGA
- the cpeb1b gene encoding cytoplasmic polyadenylation element-binding protein 1 isoform X1 yields MAFSLRENPRLLNCLDSDIPALSTCSNADTFCRMNTMLGNSLDLSGVCTTPTAKSKRDPFNDRPDSDLSAVRSRMLFPSGGQDSSRGLSDVNNWGLGLQSLSLSDWERPWSSHDTDPSAQTNTASLQGILRTPNQLSNKLPSYSEPSIGATDFLEKFPSMARLNSQSFLDTHSISPVDSETSGFSSGSDHLSDLLSSLRISPSVPFLMSSMQRDPLKLALGSRLDHSSSPLTPPPSATPSGGLSHRWPGASIWPNWDLMKTPESPFSIEREAWLHRQAASINEATFTWSGQLPPRHYQNPIYSCKVFLGGVPWDITEAGLINTFKCYGPLSVEWPGKDGKHPRCPPKGNMPKGYVYLVFESDKSVRALLQDCTEDLLHPEGYSEYYFKMSSRRMRCKDAQVIPWVISDSNYVSCPSQRLDPRNTVFVGALHGMLNAEALASIMNDLFGGVVYAGIDTDKHKYPIGSGRVTFNNQRSYLKAVSAAFVEIKTPKFTKKVQIDPYLEDAICQACSREPGPFFCRDKTCFKYYCRSCWHRQHSMDILSNHRPLMRNQKKRDAN; encoded by the exons ATGGCGTTTTCTCTG AGAGAAAATCCCAGACTTCTTAACTGCCTGGATTCTGACATTCCAGCCCTGTCCACATGCAGCAATGCTGACACGTTCTGCAGAATGAACACCATGCTAGGCAACTCCTTGGATCTGAGCGGGGTGTGCACGACTCCTACTGCCAAGAGCAAGCGAGACCCTTTTAATG ATCGCCCCGACTCAGACCTGTCTGCGGTCCGGAGCAGGATGCTTTTTCCGAGTGGTGGCCAGGACTCATCCAGGGGTCTGTCCGACGTCAATAACTGGGGTCTGGGCCTACAGTCCCTCAGCCTGTCTGACTGGGAGAGACCGTGGAGCAGCCATGACACTGATCCCTCAGCACAGACCAACACAGCCTCAT TGCAAGGGATTTTGAGGACTCCCAACCAGCTCTCAAACAAGCTTCCAAGCTACTCTGAGCCTTCAATTGGTGCCACAGACTTCCTAGAAAAATTTCCCAGCATGGCACGCTTAAACTCTCAATCTTTCCTGGACACTCACTCCATTAGCCCTGTGGACTCAGAGACCAGTGGCTTCAGCTCTGGTTCTGATCACCTCTCAGACCTGCTG TCTTCATTGAGGATCTCTCCGTCTGTGCCCTTCCTTATGTCCAGTATGCAAAGGGATCCCCTCAAGCTAGCTCTTGGCTCTCGTCTGGACCACAGCAGCTCACCTCTCACCCCACCACCCAGTGCTACTCCAAGCGGTGGTCTGTCCCACCGCTGGCCTGGTGCCTCCATCTGGCCCAACTGGGACCTGATGAAGACCCCCGAAAGCCCTTTCAGCATTGAAAGAGAGGCCTGGCTTCACAGACAGGCGGCTT CAATCAATGAAGCTACCTTCACATGGAGTGGACAGCTGCCCCCCAGACACTACCAAAATCCCATTTATTCCTGCAAGGTCTTTTTGGGAGGTGTTCCCTGGGACATTACTGAAG CTGGTTtgataaacacttttaaatgcTATGGCCCTCTGAGTGTTGAGTGGCCAGGTAAGGATGGCAAGCATCCTCGCTGCCCTCCGAAAGGTAATATGCCCAAAG GTTATGTGTACTTGGTGTTTGAATCCGACAAGTCTGTGCGTGCCCTGCTTCAGGACTGCACTGAGGACCTGCTCCATCCTGAGGGCTACAGCGAGTATTACTTCAAAATGTCCAGCAGAAGGATGCGCTGCAAAGAT GCACAGGTGATCCCTTGGGTGATTTCAGACAGTAACTATGTGAGTTGCCCCTCTCAGAGGCTGGACCCTAGGAACACTGTGTTTGTAGGAGCTCTGCATGGCATGCTCAATGCTGAGGCCCTGGCAAGCATCATGAATGATCTGTTCGGAGGAGTTGTGTATGCAGGCATTGACACAGACAAGCACAAGTACCCCATTG GATCTGGACGTGTAACCTTTAACAACCAACGCAGTTATCTGAAAGCTGTGAGTGCTGCATTTGTTGAGATAAAGACGCCCAAATTTACAAAGAAG GTTCAGATTGACCCATACCTGGAGGATGCCATCTGTCAAGCATGCAGTCGTGAGCCTGGGCCATTCTTTTGCAGGGACAAG ACCTGCTTCAAATACTACTGTCGCTCCTGCTGGCATAGGCAGCACTCCATGGACATCCTCAGTAACCACCGCCCTCTGATGCGAAACCAGAAGAAGCGGGATGCCAACTGA